One genomic segment of Hydrocarboniclastica marina includes these proteins:
- the mnmH gene encoding tRNA 2-selenouridine(34) synthase MnmH, whose amino-acid sequence MPARPDTDQFQQLFLHDIPLMDVRAPVEFSQGAFPQAENIPLMNDQERHAVGIRYKESGQEAALELGHSLVRDSIKSERIAAWQDFARRHPHGYLYCFRGGLRSRLVQSWLAETGLEYPLIQGGYKALRRYLIDTLEAEVARQSLVLVSGRTGTGKTRLLVQLPKQVDLEGLAKHRGSSFGRTLEPQPSQIDFENALAINLLKTGTQPGPLYLEDESRLVGRCALPLSLREKMARSPMIILERTLDERIDIILEDYVVNMALAFQDRFGQETGFAQFSEFLRDSLARLRKRLGGARYQQLDSVMVEALESQASRGDLTGHRVWIHELLTGYYDPMYDYQLANRQGEVLHQGSLDDLLDWTASRPSANALTGL is encoded by the coding sequence ATGCCCGCACGACCCGATACAGACCAGTTTCAGCAACTGTTCCTGCACGACATCCCGCTAATGGATGTGCGTGCGCCTGTAGAGTTCAGCCAGGGCGCCTTTCCCCAGGCGGAAAATATACCGCTGATGAATGACCAGGAGCGTCACGCGGTCGGCATCCGATACAAGGAATCCGGCCAGGAGGCGGCGCTTGAACTGGGCCATTCACTGGTTCGGGACAGTATAAAGTCGGAGCGAATAGCGGCGTGGCAGGACTTCGCCCGCCGGCATCCTCATGGTTATCTCTACTGCTTTCGCGGCGGCCTTCGATCTCGTCTGGTGCAGTCCTGGCTCGCTGAAACGGGTCTCGAGTATCCGCTGATCCAGGGCGGCTACAAGGCGCTTCGACGTTACCTTATTGATACGCTGGAGGCTGAAGTAGCGCGCCAGTCGCTGGTTCTTGTAAGCGGGCGTACCGGTACCGGCAAAACGCGCCTCCTGGTTCAGCTGCCCAAACAGGTTGACCTGGAAGGGCTCGCCAAGCACCGGGGTTCGAGCTTTGGCCGCACACTCGAGCCCCAGCCCAGTCAGATCGACTTCGAGAATGCGCTGGCAATAAACCTGCTCAAGACCGGGACACAACCAGGACCACTCTATCTTGAGGATGAGTCGCGACTGGTGGGCCGCTGCGCCTTGCCGCTCAGTCTGCGCGAGAAGATGGCCAGGTCGCCGATGATTATTCTTGAGCGGACGCTGGACGAGCGTATTGACATCATTCTTGAAGATTACGTGGTTAACATGGCTTTAGCGTTCCAGGACCGATTCGGGCAGGAAACCGGCTTCGCGCAGTTCAGCGAATTTCTCCGGGATAGCCTCGCAAGGCTGCGGAAACGTCTGGGCGGGGCACGCTACCAGCAACTGGATAGTGTCATGGTCGAGGCGCTCGAGTCTCAGGCATCACGGGGCGATCTCACCGGCCACCGCGTGTGGATTCATGAGCTTCTGACGGGCTATTACGACCCCATGTACGACTATCAACTGGCAAACCGGCAAGGAGAAGTTCTCCACCAGGGTAGCCTGGATGACCTTCTCGATTGGACCGCAAGTCGTCCTTCGGCTAACGCCTTGACGGGGCTCTAG